From Triticum urartu cultivar G1812 chromosome 2, Tu2.1, whole genome shotgun sequence, a single genomic window includes:
- the LOC125535284 gene encoding uncharacterized protein LOC125535284 encodes MCAQQTELDEEADKSRVELTTEHEYLEEDATRSFTSANFAIVLEEIKALDDFKIVDTLSSSFGDKVYTLDLHGELFNVLQSDDRVGRRDGVVFKCSCRKMERDGLPCRHILHVLRHERASTIPKRCKLGRLRRWGDTRCERLGETEALGRQVFDLAPRDANEFEDIKGFLQDWLQERRGHCPAWALRLYE; translated from the exons ATGTGCGCGCAGCAGACCGAACTGGACGAGGAGGCCGACAAGTCCCGCGTCGAGCTGACCACCGAGCACGAGTACCTTGAGGAAGACGCTACGAGGTCCTTCACGTCGGCCAACTTCGCCATCGTGCTGGAGGAGATCAAGGCGCTGGACGACTTCAAGATCGTCGACACCCTGAGCAGCAGCTTCGGCGACAAGGTCTACACGTTGGATCTCCATGGCGAGCTCTTCAATGTGCTGCAGTCCGACGACCGCGTCGGCCGCCGCGACGGTGTCGTCTTCAAGTGCAGCTGCCGGAAGATGGAGCGCGACGGCCTACCGTGCCGGCACATCCTCCACGTGCTGCGGCATGAGAGGGCATCCACCATACCGAAGCGCTGCAAGCTGGGACGGCTGCGCCGGTGGGGTGACACAAGGTGCGAGAGGCTCGGTGAGACGGAG GCGCTGGGGCGGCAGGTGTTCGACCTGGCGCCGCGGGACGCCAATGAGTTTGAGGATATCAAGGGGTTCCTGCAAGATTGGCTGCAGGAGAGGCGAGGCCACTGCCCCGCTTGGGCCTTGCGTCTTTATGAGTAG